One part of the Sporosarcina ureae genome encodes these proteins:
- a CDS encoding FxsA family protein, translating to MKWLLALFIIVPTSELALLMFSGKTLGIMPTILIIIATGIGGAYLAKKQGLRAWRDLQFRMANRETPGKALVDSVCILLGGLLLLMPGFITDIAGLLLLFSGPRKILYPFIVKWIYNKIRNGQIRVM from the coding sequence ATGAAATGGTTACTAGCATTATTCATCATTGTGCCAACTTCTGAACTGGCATTATTAATGTTTTCGGGTAAAACACTTGGGATCATGCCGACAATTTTAATTATTATCGCGACCGGTATCGGCGGTGCTTACCTAGCCAAGAAACAAGGTTTGCGTGCATGGCGCGATTTACAGTTTCGTATGGCCAATAGAGAAACGCCTGGTAAAGCGCTAGTCGACAGTGTGTGTATTTTACTGGGTGGTTTATTATTATTAATGCCAGGTTTCATAACAGATATTGCAGGACTATTATTATTGTTCAGTGGTCCACGTAAAATTTTGTATCCGTTTATCGTCAAATGGATTTACAATAAAATACGTAATGGCCAAATCCGAGTTATGTAA
- the mdh gene encoding malate dehydrogenase, with protein sequence MSLKRKKVSVIGSGFTGATTAFLLAQKELCDVVIVDIPAMENPTKGKALDMLEAGPVQGFDANIIGTSNYEDTKDSDVVVITAGIARKPGMSRDDLVQTNQKVMKSVTAEIVKYSPDTKIIVLTNPVDAMTYTVYKESGFPKERVIGQSGVLDTARFRTFVAQELNLSVKDVTGFVLGGHGDDMVPLVRYSTAGGVPLENLISAGRLEEIVNRTRKGGAEIVNLLGNGSAYYAPAAALVEMTEAILKDQKRVLPSIAFLEGEYGMNGIYLGVPTVLGAGGIERIIELELTDDEKIGLQKSADSVRTVMSVLV encoded by the coding sequence ATGTCATTGAAGCGTAAAAAAGTATCGGTTATCGGATCTGGTTTTACTGGAGCAACAACTGCATTCCTTTTAGCTCAAAAAGAATTATGTGATGTCGTCATCGTAGATATTCCAGCTATGGAAAATCCTACGAAAGGCAAAGCATTGGACATGTTGGAAGCTGGTCCGGTTCAAGGGTTTGATGCCAACATCATTGGTACATCCAATTACGAAGATACGAAAGATTCTGATGTAGTGGTAATTACTGCAGGTATTGCGCGTAAACCTGGAATGAGCCGTGACGACTTAGTACAGACAAATCAAAAAGTAATGAAATCCGTAACAGCTGAAATTGTGAAGTATTCTCCTGACACGAAAATCATCGTCTTGACGAATCCGGTTGATGCGATGACGTATACAGTCTACAAAGAATCAGGATTCCCTAAAGAACGTGTAATCGGTCAATCGGGTGTACTTGATACGGCTCGTTTCCGTACGTTTGTCGCGCAGGAATTAAACCTGTCGGTAAAAGACGTGACGGGCTTCGTATTGGGTGGGCACGGAGACGATATGGTACCTCTAGTACGTTATTCTACTGCTGGTGGTGTACCATTAGAAAACTTGATCTCAGCTGGTCGCTTAGAAGAAATTGTGAATCGTACGCGTAAAGGTGGAGCTGAAATCGTCAACTTGTTAGGCAATGGGTCTGCGTATTATGCGCCAGCCGCTGCGTTAGTTGAAATGACAGAAGCTATTTTGAAAGATCAAAAACGTGTATTGCCATCTATCGCATTCTTAGAAGGCGAATATGGCATGAATGGCATTTATCTAGGCGTACCGACTGTTCTAGGTGCAGGCGGTATTGAAAGAATCATAGAACTTGAATTAACTGACGATGAGAAGATTGGACTTCAAAAGTCTGCTGATTCTGTACGTACTGTAATGAGTGTTCTAGTGTAA
- the hflC gene encoding protease modulator HflC — protein sequence MSNEQNPFKKIEDALKKMGETDQKRSAQKPGPESDPKVTQMRPKKAFDMKKYTKLIISLTVVFAILVILLSNLFIVKENEYRVVRQFGEITRIIEKPGMNMKIPFIQSVSTLPKNRMTSNVSEAEINTKDKKRIIIDNYAIWHITDPAKMISNARNIVNAEARMEEFIYSVVRNEMGRLDYVNVVNDEDSSRGSLNDDVTAKVNKFLDDGNYGIKVVDVRMKRIDLPEENEQSIYTRMISERDSTAQSYLSEGDAEKQKIEAETDREVQEMLAKAKKEAAIVTAQGEAEAAKIYNNAYAKDPEFYKLYRTLQSYTKVVNDETMIILPADSPYAKLLTGNME from the coding sequence ATGAGTAACGAACAAAACCCTTTCAAAAAGATAGAAGATGCCCTCAAGAAGATGGGGGAAACTGATCAAAAAAGAAGTGCACAGAAGCCAGGGCCGGAATCAGATCCTAAAGTTACACAGATGCGACCGAAAAAAGCATTTGATATGAAAAAGTATACGAAACTCATTATCTCGCTAACAGTAGTTTTTGCGATTCTTGTTATTCTGTTATCCAACTTATTTATCGTAAAAGAGAATGAGTACCGTGTCGTCCGTCAGTTTGGTGAGATTACACGAATTATCGAAAAACCTGGTATGAATATGAAAATACCGTTCATTCAAAGTGTTAGTACATTGCCGAAAAACCGTATGACTTCTAACGTGTCAGAAGCTGAAATCAATACAAAAGATAAGAAGCGGATCATCATTGATAATTATGCAATATGGCATATTACAGATCCAGCAAAAATGATTTCGAACGCACGTAATATCGTCAATGCGGAAGCGAGAATGGAAGAGTTTATTTACTCTGTTGTACGAAATGAAATGGGACGTCTAGATTACGTCAATGTTGTCAATGACGAAGATTCTTCTCGCGGAAGTTTAAATGACGATGTCACAGCAAAAGTAAATAAATTCTTGGATGATGGCAACTACGGAATCAAAGTAGTGGATGTCCGTATGAAGCGCATCGACTTACCGGAAGAAAACGAACAATCGATCTATACACGGATGATTTCAGAACGTGATTCGACTGCTCAATCATACCTCTCAGAAGGGGATGCAGAGAAGCAGAAGATTGAAGCAGAAACAGATCGTGAAGTGCAAGAAATGCTAGCAAAAGCAAAAAAAGAAGCAGCAATTGTAACGGCGCAAGGTGAAGCAGAAGCTGCAAAAATCTATAACAACGCGTATGCAAAAGATCCTGAGTTTTATAAACTGTATAGAACACTTCAGTCTTATACAAAAGTCGTGAATGATGAAACGATGATCATTCTTCCGGCAGATTCACCGTATGCCAAGCTATTAACAGGCAATATGGAGTAA
- the pnpS gene encoding two-component system histidine kinase PnpS, whose translation MKNYYTKLLTASAVILSILLIVLGIILGQFFHLFGENVDAGIQQTYWVYLLFTLVLVFIVMMFVLAKIIQQYVQPIDHFMGVAHQLAQGNYLARANNEDSEMNYQLTNSINTVAQKLQGNFALRAMEQERLKTLVSSIGSSLLMFGRHGAVNLVNRVFEETFHRDGEELMGKTFKDIGLPSDIEIEIEKIFLTEEVRTFQSKVLLEEGICHLEVYGAPVIGENGNWLGIVIIMHDITELVRLEQVRKDFVANVSHELKTPVTSIKGFSEMLLDGAVEDPVTKREFLEIMYKESNRLQLLIEDLLRLSSMERGSFEITRKPVDLVDVVQQSIKIVQAKVQEKDMRIDLHIPQQVMIPADHDRLVQVMVNLLNNAIAYSQEETIVTVLVEEVEEYVEITVRDQGIGIMPSELPRLFERFYRVDRARSRESGGTGLGLAIVKHIVEAHHGIVTVESEVGVGTVFRIHLPIHEQQ comes from the coding sequence ATGAAGAACTATTATACAAAACTCTTAACGGCTTCCGCGGTCATTTTATCCATTCTGTTAATTGTGCTAGGAATTATCTTAGGACAATTTTTTCATTTATTCGGAGAAAATGTGGATGCGGGCATACAACAAACGTATTGGGTCTACTTACTGTTCACGCTCGTCCTAGTGTTTATAGTCATGATGTTCGTGTTGGCGAAGATTATTCAACAGTATGTTCAACCGATTGACCACTTCATGGGTGTTGCGCATCAGTTGGCGCAGGGGAATTACTTGGCAAGAGCAAATAATGAAGACAGTGAGATGAACTACCAACTGACGAATTCAATCAATACAGTCGCACAGAAACTACAAGGCAACTTTGCGCTTCGTGCAATGGAGCAGGAGCGCTTAAAAACATTGGTTAGTAGCATTGGCAGTAGTCTCCTGATGTTCGGCAGACATGGCGCAGTGAACTTAGTCAATCGCGTGTTTGAAGAAACTTTTCATCGTGACGGTGAAGAACTGATGGGGAAAACATTTAAAGATATTGGATTACCTTCAGATATTGAAATTGAAATTGAAAAGATTTTCTTGACGGAAGAAGTGCGTACATTCCAATCGAAAGTATTGCTTGAGGAAGGTATTTGTCATTTAGAAGTATATGGAGCTCCTGTAATTGGTGAGAATGGTAACTGGCTCGGAATTGTGATTATTATGCATGATATTACAGAGCTAGTTCGACTTGAGCAAGTGCGCAAAGATTTTGTGGCTAATGTCTCTCATGAACTCAAAACACCTGTTACGTCTATTAAAGGTTTTTCAGAAATGTTGCTAGACGGAGCGGTAGAAGATCCTGTTACCAAACGTGAATTCCTGGAGATCATGTATAAAGAAAGTAATCGTTTGCAATTATTGATCGAGGATTTATTGCGCTTGTCCAGCATGGAACGAGGCAGTTTTGAAATTACACGAAAACCTGTCGATTTGGTTGACGTTGTTCAGCAATCCATCAAAATTGTACAAGCAAAAGTTCAGGAAAAAGATATGCGTATCGATTTGCATATTCCGCAACAAGTAATGATTCCTGCCGATCATGATCGTTTAGTACAAGTGATGGTGAATTTATTAAATAATGCGATTGCCTATTCACAAGAAGAAACGATAGTGACAGTTTTGGTGGAAGAAGTAGAGGAGTACGTGGAAATTACGGTTCGCGATCAAGGAATAGGTATCATGCCATCAGAATTACCACGTTTATTTGAACGTTTTTATCGTGTAGATCGCGCTAGAAGTAGAGAGTCAGGCGGGACAGGGCTAGGTCTGGCAATTGTTAAACACATAGTGGAAGCACATCATGGAATCGTCACAGTAGAAAGTGAAGTCGGTGTCGGCACGGTTTTCCGCATACACTTGCCTATCCATGAACAACAGTAG
- a CDS encoding AI-2E family transporter, producing the protein MISIDSKRFQTYARQWLPAILIVIFLIVIPPIGFAIVFAFFTAPLMNSLIALTKLPAFLAALLIMVVLASLVYTFLFLSINGLISVIWTMEDQLGVIIEMMDSKGWNLHAAAEQFIQLSHEAMEGIISLLQKTFQQIFSTFLFIIAYFFALRESATNRFWFLVYFPKNFRQVARKIFDRSSRLMGHFFSVQIRLFFMTFILMVIGFWLLDFESFLTKAFLISLVDSIPFLGIGLVFLPMIAFSFYIDDIHIAIGLLVLYIVLLVSRQMVESLLWAHAFKLRTVHSFIITACAVYLFGLYGIMFLPFFLFIALKVKEHPTFT; encoded by the coding sequence ATGATATCCATCGACTCCAAGCGCTTCCAAACCTATGCTCGTCAATGGTTGCCGGCTATATTAATCGTGATTTTCCTTATCGTAATCCCACCTATAGGATTTGCGATAGTTTTCGCTTTCTTCACTGCTCCGCTTATGAATTCTTTAATTGCGCTTACAAAACTGCCGGCTTTTCTAGCTGCTTTACTCATAATGGTGGTGCTTGCCTCTTTAGTATACACCTTTCTATTTCTATCAATCAACGGATTGATTTCTGTCATATGGACAATGGAAGATCAATTAGGTGTAATTATCGAAATGATGGATAGCAAAGGCTGGAATTTACATGCCGCCGCAGAACAATTTATTCAATTAAGTCATGAGGCAATGGAAGGGATCATTAGTTTACTGCAAAAAACGTTCCAGCAGATTTTCAGTACATTTTTATTCATTATCGCGTACTTTTTCGCTTTACGAGAAAGTGCCACCAATCGTTTTTGGTTTTTAGTTTACTTCCCTAAAAACTTCAGACAGGTAGCACGCAAGATTTTTGATAGGTCAAGCCGTTTAATGGGGCATTTCTTCTCGGTCCAAATCCGCTTATTCTTCATGACCTTTATATTGATGGTGATCGGTTTTTGGCTACTTGATTTTGAATCATTCTTAACAAAAGCATTCTTAATATCGTTAGTTGACAGTATTCCATTCCTTGGAATAGGACTAGTATTTCTTCCGATGATTGCTTTTTCTTTCTATATTGATGATATACACATCGCGATCGGCTTATTGGTCCTATACATCGTACTACTCGTCAGTCGTCAGATGGTTGAATCACTTCTTTGGGCACACGCATTTAAATTGCGAACCGTACACTCCTTCATTATTACCGCTTGTGCAGTGTATTTATTCGGGTTATACGGTATCATGTTTTTACCTTTTTTCTTATTTATCGCATTGAAAGTTAAAGAACATCCGACATTTACATAA
- a CDS encoding response regulator transcription factor, whose amino-acid sequence METKQQKILIVEDEQSIQKLIEFTLQQANFVTVLANDGEEAIEKVLDEHPDLIILDLMLPKIDGLEVCRMLRKQDIETPIIMLTAKGEEMDKIIGLEMGADDYMTKPFSPREVAARVRAVLRRTGERKNTVEKKLIAGQLTVYPERMEVYLDNQLLEFTPKEFELLVYFMKNPHRVFTRDQLLQAVWNYDFAGDTRIVDVHVSHLRDKIEENTRKPRYIKTMRGVGYKFGEQN is encoded by the coding sequence ATGGAAACTAAACAACAAAAGATTTTGATTGTAGAAGATGAGCAATCCATTCAAAAGCTGATTGAATTTACATTGCAACAAGCAAACTTCGTAACGGTACTTGCGAATGATGGAGAAGAAGCGATAGAAAAAGTGTTGGATGAACACCCCGATTTGATTATTTTGGATTTAATGTTGCCCAAAATAGACGGTTTAGAAGTCTGCCGTATGTTGAGAAAACAAGACATTGAAACACCCATCATTATGTTAACCGCCAAAGGAGAAGAAATGGATAAAATCATTGGACTTGAAATGGGCGCCGATGATTATATGACTAAACCTTTCAGTCCCCGTGAAGTGGCAGCTAGAGTACGTGCAGTTTTGAGGCGAACAGGAGAACGTAAGAATACAGTGGAAAAGAAATTGATAGCGGGTCAATTGACAGTCTATCCTGAACGCATGGAAGTCTATTTAGATAACCAACTACTCGAGTTCACGCCGAAAGAATTTGAGTTGCTCGTTTATTTTATGAAGAATCCACATCGCGTATTCACTCGAGATCAGCTACTTCAAGCTGTCTGGAATTATGACTTTGCGGGAGATACACGAATTGTCGACGTACATGTTAGTCATCTGCGCGATAAAATCGAAGAAAATACGAGAAAGCCGCGCTATATCAAAACAATGAGAGGCGTTGGCTACAAGTTCGGGGAGCAAAACTAG
- the citZ gene encoding citrate synthase: MTATKGLEGIVAAQTQISSIIDDTLTYVGYGIDDLAENASFEEVVYLLWHKRLPNEKELAELKQQLEDNAEIPQGVLDHFKTYPIDKVHPMAALRTAISLLGLYDEKAEDMSPEENYKKAVKLQAKVATVVTAFARIRKGQEPVAPKKGLSYAANFLYMLSGEEPADIAEEAFNKALVLHADHELNASTFTARVCVATLSDMYSGVTAAIGALKGPLHGGANEAVMNMLMEIGDEDKVDSYIREKLANKEKIMGFGHRVYRQGDPRAKHLREMSKRLTTLRGEEKWYNMSEQIEAIVTGEKKLPPNVDFYSASVYHSLDIDHDIFTPIFAVSRFSGWIAHILEQYENNRLIRPRAEYVGPGMQKYVPINER; this comes from the coding sequence ATGACAGCAACAAAAGGTTTGGAAGGTATCGTGGCAGCACAAACTCAAATCAGTTCCATTATCGATGACACTCTTACATACGTAGGATACGGCATCGATGATCTGGCAGAAAATGCTAGTTTTGAAGAAGTAGTTTACTTACTTTGGCACAAACGTTTGCCAAACGAAAAGGAACTTGCTGAATTGAAACAGCAGTTAGAAGATAACGCAGAAATTCCACAAGGGGTTCTTGATCACTTCAAAACGTACCCAATCGACAAAGTGCATCCAATGGCAGCACTTCGTACAGCAATCTCGCTTCTAGGATTATACGATGAAAAAGCGGAAGATATGTCACCAGAAGAAAACTACAAGAAAGCAGTTAAGCTTCAGGCTAAAGTTGCAACAGTAGTTACTGCATTCGCACGTATCAGAAAAGGACAAGAGCCAGTAGCACCTAAAAAAGGTTTAAGCTATGCGGCAAACTTCCTTTACATGCTTTCTGGGGAAGAGCCTGCTGATATCGCTGAAGAAGCATTCAATAAAGCACTTGTACTACACGCAGACCATGAGTTGAACGCATCTACGTTCACTGCGCGTGTTTGTGTAGCGACTCTATCTGATATGTATTCTGGCGTAACTGCTGCAATTGGCGCTCTTAAAGGTCCATTACACGGCGGTGCAAACGAAGCGGTTATGAATATGCTAATGGAAATCGGCGATGAAGATAAGGTCGATTCATATATTCGTGAAAAGCTTGCTAACAAAGAAAAAATCATGGGCTTCGGACACCGTGTATACCGTCAAGGTGATCCACGTGCGAAGCACTTACGTGAAATGTCTAAGCGATTGACTACTCTTCGCGGTGAAGAAAAGTGGTACAATATGTCTGAACAAATCGAAGCAATTGTCACTGGAGAAAAGAAATTGCCTCCAAATGTTGATTTCTACTCCGCTTCGGTATATCATTCATTAGACATCGATCATGATATTTTCACACCTATTTTTGCAGTTTCTCGTTTTTCAGGATGGATTGCACATATCCTAGAACAATACGAAAACAACCGCTTGATCCGCCCACGTGCAGAATACGTTGGACCAGGCATGCAGAAGTATGTTCCAATCAATGAACGATAA
- the icd gene encoding NADP-dependent isocitrate dehydrogenase — MANDGKITVTNGVLNVPDHATIPFIIGDGTGPDIWHAASRVIEAAVEKAYDGKKKINWLEVLAGEKAFNETGDWLPKETLDTIEEYLIAIKGPLTTPIGGGFRSLNVALRQELDLYTCLRPVRYFEGVPSPVKRPEDCDMVIFRENTEDIYAGIEYQKGSDEAKKLVNFLQTELGVKNIRFPETSGLGIKPISEEGTKRLVRAAMNYTIEEGRKSLTIVHKGNIMKFTEGAFASWAYELAEEEFGDKVFTWKQYDRIKDAEGTDAANKAQSDAEAAGKIIVKDAIADIFLQQILTRPKEFDVVATMNLNGDYISDALAAQVGGIGIAPGANINYETGHAIFEATHGTAPKYAGLDKVNPSSLLLSGTMMLQHLGWTEAADLITASIEKSIASKVVTYDFARLMDNAEEVSTSGFADELIKNL, encoded by the coding sequence ATGGCTAATGATGGAAAGATTACAGTAACTAACGGTGTTTTAAACGTCCCAGATCACGCAACGATTCCTTTCATTATAGGCGATGGCACAGGTCCGGATATTTGGCATGCAGCTTCACGCGTAATCGAAGCAGCTGTTGAAAAAGCTTATGACGGAAAAAAGAAGATTAATTGGTTAGAAGTTCTTGCAGGAGAAAAGGCATTCAACGAAACTGGTGACTGGCTTCCAAAAGAAACTCTTGACACAATTGAAGAATATCTAATTGCGATTAAAGGGCCACTTACTACGCCGATCGGTGGAGGATTCCGTTCATTGAACGTAGCACTACGTCAAGAACTAGATCTTTACACTTGCTTGCGTCCGGTTCGTTATTTCGAAGGAGTACCTTCACCCGTGAAACGTCCTGAGGATTGTGACATGGTTATTTTCCGTGAAAACACTGAAGATATCTATGCTGGGATCGAGTACCAAAAAGGTTCTGACGAAGCGAAAAAATTAGTTAACTTCCTTCAAACTGAATTAGGTGTTAAAAATATTCGTTTCCCTGAAACTTCTGGTCTTGGTATCAAACCAATTTCTGAAGAAGGTACGAAGCGTTTAGTACGTGCTGCAATGAACTATACAATTGAAGAAGGACGCAAGTCTCTAACAATTGTACACAAAGGTAACATTATGAAGTTCACAGAAGGCGCATTCGCAAGCTGGGCTTACGAGTTAGCTGAAGAAGAATTCGGCGACAAAGTATTCACTTGGAAGCAATATGACCGCATTAAAGACGCAGAAGGAACAGATGCTGCGAACAAAGCACAATCTGATGCAGAAGCTGCTGGCAAAATCATCGTTAAAGATGCAATTGCTGATATCTTCTTGCAACAAATCCTTACTCGTCCTAAAGAGTTCGACGTAGTAGCTACAATGAACTTGAACGGAGACTATATTTCTGATGCTCTTGCTGCACAAGTAGGCGGAATCGGAATTGCTCCGGGAGCGAACATTAACTACGAAACAGGTCATGCAATCTTTGAAGCGACTCATGGTACAGCACCTAAATATGCAGGACTGGATAAAGTTAACCCTTCATCCCTATTGCTATCAGGCACTATGATGCTTCAACACCTTGGCTGGACTGAAGCAGCTGATCTAATCACTGCTTCTATCGAAAAGTCTATCGCATCTAAAGTAGTGACATACGACTTCGCACGTCTAATGGACAATGCAGAAGAAGTAAGCACTTCTGGATTCGCTGACGAATTAATCAAAAACCTATAA
- a CDS encoding MaoC/PaaZ C-terminal domain-containing protein — MLKSKRKAIGKDITELDLGERLHLTEKIEDKDLMLYLGLTNDANPLYLQHDYAAETIYGQPIVPPIMLTGIVTAAISKHMPGPGAHIINQQLHFPKPVYHYAIVEFVLEVTKLDVAMNQVTIQVDATDQEGERVMSGEIVVIAPQKLPSKQSQTQELADGN, encoded by the coding sequence TTGTTGAAAAGCAAACGTAAGGCTATAGGAAAAGATATAACGGAGTTAGATCTAGGTGAGAGGCTACATTTGACCGAAAAGATCGAGGATAAAGATTTAATGCTGTATCTAGGATTGACAAACGATGCGAATCCGCTTTATTTACAACATGATTATGCAGCGGAGACGATATATGGACAGCCGATTGTACCGCCTATCATGTTGACCGGGATTGTTACGGCGGCTATTTCCAAACACATGCCGGGACCAGGTGCACATATCATTAACCAACAATTGCATTTCCCTAAACCGGTCTACCACTATGCTATTGTAGAATTCGTCCTAGAAGTTACGAAGCTTGACGTTGCAATGAACCAAGTAACGATTCAAGTGGATGCAACGGATCAAGAAGGTGAGCGAGTAATGAGTGGAGAAATAGTGGTCATCGCCCCACAAAAGCTTCCTTCTAAACAAAGCCAGACACAGGAACTTGCGGATGGAAACTAA
- the hflK gene encoding FtsH protease activity modulator HflK, translating into MSTKRILVTIGLFITGLLLLLIVFTTWYTVDESEQAVVISFGQAGAPVTDSGLHFKLPWPIQKTEILSKETYSIHFGYKQDKSGEIVDKETKMITGDEYIVLTDLTVQWRIVDPKKYLFNAEDPIEILRDAASASIRSVIGSSTIDAALTDGKAEIEAKTRDLLTSLVEKYDIGVAVQGVKLQDVELPNAEVRAAFTAVTDARETKNTKINEAKKYENQRTKEAIGERDAIKSQAQGKKTARIEQARGDVAVFTDLYNEYAKSKDITRERLILETLEQVLPKANLYIMNDSGETMKYLPLQQLQKDQPPVTEEKDTSAEKGGKAS; encoded by the coding sequence ATGAGCACAAAAAGGATCCTAGTGACAATCGGTTTGTTTATCACTGGATTATTACTTTTGTTGATCGTCTTTACTACATGGTACACAGTTGACGAGTCTGAACAAGCTGTCGTCATTTCATTTGGACAAGCGGGTGCACCTGTAACGGACTCAGGTCTACATTTCAAATTGCCGTGGCCGATTCAAAAAACAGAGATTTTATCCAAGGAAACGTATAGTATCCATTTCGGTTACAAGCAAGATAAATCGGGTGAAATCGTAGATAAGGAAACGAAGATGATTACAGGTGATGAATATATCGTTCTGACCGATCTAACAGTACAATGGCGTATTGTGGATCCGAAGAAGTATTTATTCAATGCAGAAGATCCTATTGAAATCTTAAGAGATGCAGCATCTGCTTCTATTCGTTCTGTTATCGGTAGTTCCACAATCGATGCCGCGTTAACGGACGGAAAAGCTGAAATTGAAGCGAAGACACGTGATTTATTGACTAGTTTAGTAGAGAAATATGATATCGGTGTCGCAGTACAAGGCGTAAAATTGCAAGACGTTGAATTACCGAACGCAGAAGTACGTGCGGCATTTACCGCTGTAACGGATGCGCGTGAAACGAAGAATACAAAAATTAACGAAGCGAAGAAATATGAAAACCAGAGAACGAAAGAAGCAATTGGTGAACGTGATGCGATCAAATCACAAGCACAAGGGAAAAAGACTGCGCGTATTGAACAAGCACGTGGTGATGTAGCGGTATTCACCGATTTGTATAATGAATATGCAAAAAGTAAAGACATCACACGTGAGCGTCTGATTCTAGAGACATTGGAGCAAGTTCTTCCTAAAGCGAATCTTTATATTATGAATGATAGCGGAGAAACGATGAAGTACTTACCACTCCAGCAATTGCAAAAAGATCAGCCGCCGGTTACTGAAGAAAAGGATACGTCAGCTGAAAAAGGAGGGAAAGCTTCATGA